One window of Microcoleus vaginatus PCC 9802 genomic DNA carries:
- a CDS encoding glycosyltransferase family 2 protein, with the protein MNRTKIAALLTCFNRKEKTLACLDALFKQALPADVDILAYLVDDASTDGTSEAVRQIYPQVKIFSGDGNLFWNGGMRGAFTEAMKDDPDYYLWLNDDTLIYPETVRVLLETTQKLSEKGETKAIVGGSTCDPETGKTTYGGVVRNNPLHPFRYGILEPTKEPQMCDTMHGNCVLIPRSVVQMVGNLDPAFVHYIGDWDYGLRARQKGCTVWIAPGYLGTCSLNPQVTKTAADNLSEGLDKMSQPKGLSFKDTTLQPAQEWKVFTQRHGGWLWPIYWLLPYRRLVWLSVLSKVGLTKNKTQGE; encoded by the coding sequence ATGAACCGTACTAAAATCGCCGCCCTTTTAACTTGCTTCAACCGCAAAGAGAAAACATTAGCTTGCTTAGATGCTCTTTTTAAGCAGGCACTTCCAGCCGATGTTGATATCTTAGCCTATTTAGTCGATGATGCCAGTACCGATGGCACCAGCGAGGCAGTTCGTCAAATCTATCCTCAAGTCAAGATTTTTTCCGGCGATGGAAACCTATTTTGGAACGGGGGAATGCGTGGGGCTTTCACCGAAGCAATGAAAGATGATCCCGACTACTACCTATGGTTAAATGATGACACTCTTATTTATCCCGAAACAGTACGCGTCTTGCTAGAAACCACTCAAAAATTATCAGAAAAAGGAGAAACCAAAGCAATCGTTGGCGGTTCTACCTGCGACCCAGAAACGGGTAAAACAACTTACGGCGGTGTCGTGCGAAATAACCCTTTGCACCCCTTCCGATATGGTATCCTAGAACCAACAAAAGAGCCTCAGATGTGCGATACTATGCACGGCAACTGCGTATTAATTCCCCGCAGTGTTGTGCAAATGGTCGGCAACCTCGATCCGGCTTTTGTCCATTATATTGGCGATTGGGATTATGGTTTACGAGCCAGACAGAAAGGATGTACAGTTTGGATTGCTCCTGGCTATTTAGGCACTTGTTCTCTCAACCCCCAGGTGACCAAAACGGCTGCTGATAATTTAAGTGAAGGATTGGATAAAATGAGCCAACCGAAAGGTTTATCGTTCAAAGATACTACCCTGCAACCGGCTCAAGAGTGGAAAGTATTTACTCAGCGGCATGGTGGCTGGTTGTGGCCAATTTATTGGCTGCTACCTTATCGCAGGTTAGTTTGGCTTTCAGTGTTGAGTAAAGTGGGATTGACTAAAAACAAAACTCAAGGTGAATAG
- a CDS encoding glycosyltransferase family 1 protein: protein MVDRNELRIAWLVPEVELGAYWQPVLREFTKIFKNTVFYTGRVWSGFDPTLPGASAIQLVGETKFVETEKIETGYDRGFIVVSPSIIGYLLKFRPHVVFPQAFSLWTVIVAFLKPLLRWKIAIIYDGSSPNTDFRDSSFRTFVRRILVRFADAFVANSNAGKKYLMEVLNVPEEKIFTRTYLVPDAGALLKRLDQTQQPNLQLKRPIFLYVGRITARKGIKTLLEACAILKNQGYVDYSLLIIGKGDQREELEAFIKKCDFEEQVTWAGWVEYGNLGAYFQQADIFVFPTFEDVWGMVVPEAMVLGKAVLCSNGAASCELIMSGENGYIFDPNSAQELADQMQIFLDNPDVMESMGERSRQIISQKTPETAAKAYVEVTSFLMENR from the coding sequence ATGGTTGATAGAAATGAACTCCGCATTGCTTGGCTTGTCCCGGAAGTGGAACTGGGAGCTTACTGGCAGCCTGTTTTGAGGGAATTTACGAAAATTTTTAAGAATACTGTATTTTATACTGGTCGTGTTTGGTCTGGGTTCGATCCGACCCTGCCGGGAGCATCGGCAATTCAATTGGTAGGGGAGACTAAATTTGTCGAGACGGAAAAGATAGAAACAGGATACGATCGCGGATTCATTGTAGTATCGCCTAGTATTATCGGCTATTTGCTAAAATTTAGACCTCATGTGGTCTTTCCCCAAGCTTTCTCTTTGTGGACTGTAATTGTTGCGTTTTTAAAACCGCTACTGAGATGGAAAATTGCGATTATTTACGATGGTAGTTCCCCAAATACAGACTTTCGAGATTCCAGTTTTAGGACATTTGTGCGCCGCATCCTGGTTCGGTTTGCCGATGCTTTTGTTGCCAATAGCAATGCGGGTAAAAAATATCTGATGGAAGTTCTCAACGTACCGGAAGAGAAAATTTTTACCCGAACCTATCTCGTACCTGATGCGGGAGCTTTGCTGAAACGATTGGATCAAACTCAGCAACCAAACTTGCAGTTGAAACGCCCGATTTTTCTCTATGTAGGGCGCATAACGGCTAGAAAGGGAATTAAAACGCTTTTAGAAGCTTGCGCTATTCTTAAAAATCAAGGTTATGTTGATTATTCGCTGTTGATTATTGGCAAGGGAGATCAGCGCGAAGAACTGGAAGCATTTATTAAAAAGTGCGATTTTGAAGAGCAAGTAACGTGGGCGGGATGGGTAGAATATGGAAATTTAGGTGCTTATTTTCAGCAAGCTGATATTTTTGTGTTTCCTACTTTTGAGGATGTTTGGGGTATGGTTGTACCGGAAGCGATGGTGTTGGGAAAAGCAGTATTGTGTTCAAATGGTGCAGCTTCCTGTGAGTTAATTATGTCAGGCGAGAACGGTTATATTTTCGACCCTAACAGTGCTCAAGAGTTAGCGGATCAAATGCAAATTTTTCTAGATAATCCTGATGTGATGGAGTCGATGGGAGAGCGTTCACGACAGATAATTTCTCAAAAAACGCCAGAAACAGCAGCTAAAGCTTACGTCGAAGTTACATCTTTTTTGATGGAGAATAGGTGA